From the genome of Fulvia fulva chromosome 12, complete sequence:
CTTCTTCTCGTCGACGATGATGGTGTACAGCAGAACTATCGGTGGTCGCATCCGGTCAACGCCTAAGATCTTTTCGCTTGTGGGAGATATCTTGGCAAGAAGCGGCGGGTAAAGCCGGCGATTGCTGAATGCCTGAATTGATGCCCGATATGATGCAGTTTCCCCGCTGTCGTAATACCGCCCGCCGCTCTGGAACCGGAAGGAACGCTTGTGCGATCTGAAGAAACGATTGTGTCCCTTGCTGCGGCATGAACGACTCAATACTATGAGCCACTTTCACCTCCAGCGACAGTGACCCAACCTGCCACTAACCAATACTTAATACCTCTGCAATCAACGTCGACAGTACAAGCACCACCCCCCACTCTCTCCCACCATGTCCGGCACCGATTCCCCTCACCATCGCGTGCCACTCGATCCCAAGGAGCAGCCCATCCTCGACCGCATCCTCATAATCCGAGACCACCTCTCCCTCCTCAAACAAGACCGCACCACCTACGTCAAGTCCGCCGATGTCACAAAATACTACACCCAACTCATCGAGCAAGTCGAGCTCCTCAACCGCATCCGCTCCGACAAGCGCAATGAGCAGAACCGCGTTGACACCGTCTTGGACGATTGTTTCCGTctgatctccctcttcttccTCACGATAGGGAGGAACCGCGAAGCGCCTGCGATATACTCTGCCGTCTCGACCGTGAAGCGCTTACTGGATCACTTGAAAGAGGCGGGGTTCTATCTTCCTGCTGACCTGAAGAGTATTAGCGAGCATGTGGAGAAGTGGGAGCAGACGATTGAGAGGGGGAGGGAGGAGCATAGTCATCATATCTTGACGCTGTTGGAGGCGAGGATTGGGGTCTGCAGGACTACATTGAGAGAGTTGCAGGCGCCACTTGCGAATTTGGAGGGAAGGATGATGAGGCTTTACGAGAAGCTGGTGAGCATACTGAGGAGTCTGAGTGCTTGCAATTGTCGGAGCAAGGTATGTTAGCATGGATATGCTGGAGAATTGTGGATGTTTGGCTGACTTCCGGCAGTATCCGGAGAAGGAGGTTGAGGATTTTCGTCAGCAGCTTCTAGCGATCCAGGATGAGGTTCATTTTGAGAATGATCCACATGAGGGCAAGACTGCCGAGGAGGTGTATGTCGAGCGTTTGGCCATGATTCAGATTTGCGAGACGTGCCAACAGCCACCTGAGGTGGTGGTCAAGTCGCTCTTGGCGAGATGTTTGTTGTGGGTGGAGATCATTGAGCAAAAGTACGTGTCTCATCTTCGTTCCGGTGGGGCATATCACTGACGACCTTCCTAGACGCGGCAAGATCGATCCACGCTTCCAGGACCAATTCGACAGATTACTCAAAATCCGCAATACCCTTGAGAACGCCTCATTGACACAAGCCTGGTCACTTCGCGAGACCGATCTCTACGACTTCCAACGGACACTTGATCGAGTTGATGAAGCTCGCGTCGATGGCCAATTCCTCGACGCAGAAGGCAAGCCGTCGGATCTTCATGCTCAACGAACACTACTCTACCTTCTGCGAAAGGGCTACGCCATGATCTACCAATACATCATCTCCTCGGAGCCAGTATCAGAAGCTCTCCTACCGATCTACAATCAGCTCTTGACTCTGAAGAAGTGCCTCGTCGAGGTGAAGAAAGCTGGCGGTGTCGATTCACCAAGAGAGCTATACCCATACAGCATGAAGCTCAACTCAATCGACAACATGAAAAAGGATGGCAAATTCATGATTGGTGATGACATTCCTGAGGGTCAGGCTAGTGTGCAAGCACTTCTTGCAGAATGCTTTGATCTCGCGTACGATCTGAGGAATGACGCTCAGGAAAAGGATGAACCAGAGCCCGAGGCTGTCAACAGTGTTGGCGTTGGAATCGAGAATAAAGCATAGGAGCCTAACAGTGCTGGCTGGAATTGTTGCGACGATGGATTTTCTTGCTTGGCGAGGCGTTCGGGAACGGATACTACCACGGCTGGGGAGGCACTTTCCAGGCATGATGATGATGGCGAAGAAGATGAGATCGACGAAGAGGATGATGAGTTCCATGATGCTGTGGAGGCGCCTGAACGATTGGAGACATGGGGTGAATTCGAGGTTATAGACGAGGACTAGGGCGTGCGTTGTACATGTTCATCCAGAAAATGACAGGATGGATCTGTAATCGCGAGTGCGGTATACTTGGTGACATTGATAGTGTAGCTTGGTTGACAGCGACAGGATAGAGGTGTATTGATGTGAATTTGTTGATGTTAAAGCCACCTGTGGCAATCGAAGCTCACTAGCCATGAGGAGAGGTGTGGTATCTACGCTGCGCGACGGTGAATGCTCGACGCATGTGATACTTACGAAGCTGTGACGCAAGAACGTACCAGCCAACATGTGGGATTGATAGGAAGCAAGCACACTCCACTCACCATCCCGCACGACGCAGCATCAAGCCAACACAGAAGTTCCGAGGCGATGTCGGACGAAATTGCTGAAGGCTTCGCGGAGCGCATGCACAACCAATGTAGCGCTGCGCTATCACAGCTCTTCGCTGCTACTATTCGCTGTGGGACTCCACACGAAGATGGATTGGACCCGACAAATCATCTTCTGCACAATGCCTCGCTAGTGATGACGGCCGCGGGCGCACCTCGAACGAGTAGACCGTTTCGCTTGATGGATCTCCCTGGAGAATTGAGGACTCACATCCACGAGGTATAGCCGCCATTGCTTCCAGAGAGGCTGTCACTAACCACAGTCTCTGGTCAGCTCGCATTCGCTCGTGCTCCGGGGGAGGTCGTCCCCCTCAGAGACAAGCTCCCGGGCATCACCCAACCCAGCAGGCAGCTCCGTCAGGAGACCCTCGAACTCTATCTCAGCATGACATCCTTCCGCATAGCACCCGATGATTCCGAGAACGACTATGGCACCTCGCTCGTGCGGCTGAACAACTTGGGGCATAGCCACGCGCGCCTCATGCGTCGCATCCGCATCGAAATTCGACCACCAAAGCTACCGGAAGTCGACATTTGGCGATGGTTCCGCCCGTACAATGTCGACGACTACGAGAAATTGATTGTCCAATGGCGCGATTTCATCCATGCTCTCAAGGATGCCGGTGTGCAAGCTGAACGGCTACCGTGGACTTTGGGCGACCTTTCAGTGCGACATATCACGAGAGCTGGCTTCATAAGTGCAGCACAGGCGGCACAGATCGCCGCTCTGCACGAACTTATCATCAAACCAGTGCTGCGCCGTGCGGAGTTCTTCCCACTCATAGGATTTGCCAACGTCGCAGATCGAGTTAGAACCCACGCGAAGGCGGGCTCTGTTGTTGCATTTGACCGCAGGCTGATGGAGCAGATGCCGAAAATTGAGGAGGCGCTTGCACATCTTGACTGGAAACAGGATTGACGTTGGTAGGACGCCCGGAGGAAGAGTGCGAGGTGCTTTGTGTAGAACAATGCAGTTGAGCAAAGTGGCCTATATAGCGACGCGGCTTTATCAAGTGCGAGGGCAGGTGACAACGTTGATTGCCGCCGAGCGCTTGGACTTATTCTTATAGCAAAGGCCTTTGCTCAAACGCGCTAGCGTGTAGCTCAGCAGTAAGGCCGTACCAATAAGTCGACCTTGTAGCGCGTCGCCGTATATGTTATGCACGGCTAGCGCCCATCAGACAGCCTATTTAGAAGTGGATTCGAGACCACAGCCGGCGACGTACTTTGTCACCAGCCCTTGGTGTAGTTGCCAACGCTCTTGCCAAGCTGCTCAGTGCATGTGACCGCCAAGTCCTGCACGGCACCGGCTACGCGCGGGGTGCTGGAAACGCTCATGATTGAAATACTGCAACCTTTTGCACGAATTCCACGGTTGCCTATAGCCACATATTCAATGGGGCGACCTCTGCGACAGCGCAATGTCAAGGCGCAGGAAGAAACGCGCCGGAGCCAAGGCGTTTCGCTTGCTCGATCTACCGGCGGAAATCAGACACTCTATTTATTCATGAGGTACGCTCCTACTGACCCACGGTCCCTTGGAGACTACCCTGACATGGTTTTGTCCATCAGCTCGCTTTCGCCATGCCACCCGACCACACCTTTGACCTCAAGAGAAAGACCCGCGGCATCACCCGAGCCAACCGACAACTCCGCGACGAAACTCTCGGCCTCTTTTTCAACTCGACTCGATTTCGCATCAAGCTTTGCGGCCAGAGAGAAGACTATCGCACTTTCATCGGCAAACTCGCCTGCCTAGGTGCTGCTAGGGTTAGTCAGATCCGCAACATCGCCGCCATTCTGGTTCACTACGAAGACCGACCGCACATCGGAATCTGTGGGTTCCTCGGGACCTACACCATGAGTGGCCGACGAAATTTCCACCGCAGCTACGACTGCTTGATCAAGCTCTGGAGCACGGTCATGCACGAACTCACCAAACTGGGTATCCGGCCTGCACAGCTTTCTTGGCCCGGACTTGAAGCTGAGGGTCCCAGTGGGGCGTACGAAGCCACGGAGGTAGCGGTATTGTATGATAATATTCTCAAGCCGGTGTTGAGTCAGGTACCTGAGTTCGTGGTGGGGTTTCCGGACGTGAGGGAGAGGGTGAGAGCAGCTACAGGGACCTATGCTGTCGAGGCCGAGAGGGTCAATACGAGCGAGGCTGTGAAGGCGCGGGCAGCTTTTGCAAGGATTGGCAAAGAGCCCGGTAGAGAACATTGGGCGAAGCTGATGGCGGCTCATTTTGAATGAAGTGAATCTCAGCAAGCAGAACACATCTGGCGCGCCGATATCTGCATGTGATCATAGCTCAGAATATCAGCTGCTTCATACAGGCCGTTGCCCACTTTACAGCATCAGGGCGCATTGCTACAGAACCGAAGAAGAATGGCGACGCGCTGTGCCTCGACTACATCCGTCGGACCTTGCTCCTCAGCCACGTGCCAGCTTATCAAAGCGACGGCGTTCGCTTTGGTATCCTGTCGAAGCGCTCGGCGGCAATCAACTTTGTCACCAGCCTTTGCTCGTTACAGCCGCAAGCTCAGCTTTACTGATCCTTGACCTTACTCTGTCAAGACGAATAGCACCACTGAAAGCTCGCTAATCTGATAACTCTTATCATTGAGCGAGATGATGGCGATTTGGCCTGAGATGGTCGAGTACGTATCGTTGTATCTATGCAGAGCAGTCTGCCCTGTTATACCTCACCCCATCATCACTAAATGGCGTGCATCTACGCAACTCACATCAGCGCTCCCGTCTTCTCTACCAATTCCACGTGTGGCCAATTACCCTTTCCCGTCTGATTTACACGGCTTTGCCTCGTTGCACGGTAGATGGTCGCTTCCCTGTGAATAACAGCACCCAAAACTTGCATCCTCGACACAGGTCTGCGAAGATGTCAGTTAGCACTTGGAGGAAAGGAAATGGGGAGATATGTCTGAACCAGTAAGCCGGAATTGCAAGAGCAGACGCCGCAAGCGCGAGAACAGTGGCGCAGATGCTGAGCTTCTTGATGGTTAGATGTCTTGGGCGAAGACTCTGGAGTTGAGACTGGATTAGGAATGCGTGCAGTGGGGCTATATCGTTGTTCTAGTAGGTTGCGTACCAAGACTACGATATCGCAGCCCGACAAGAAGCCATGGCCTGCCTATTCGTAGCACAATCCTGCGAAGATCTGTAACAGCCAGATGAAACCGTGGTCGGCAGCCTGGTACCCGTGATGAGGTCGTGATAAGATAGGTGGCGGGCTGGACTCGGTATGGCGGATGTTCTGCGGCGTTGTCGGTCCATGGCCTTCACTAAGCGGTTTCCGGATCGTGCAATCGTTGACTATGCTTGGCATAAGGGATAGTGCTTCTGTCGTGCGAGCTACTCTGGGTGTAGTCTGGGACTTAGGTGTTTCTCGCTTTCTGGCGCTTCGCATAAGTTCGTATTGTGACTCCATCCTCGTCTGGCGAGACTCATAAAGCGCCGATCTTTTGGTCTGGGCCTGCAGTCAGGCATCCGGTCTCTCGAAAGAGAGCAACGTGTGATTAAGCGTTCTATACATTGCAGCCACCTTACCTTCACCTGTAAGCAGAGACGGTCATGTAAAGCGCCTCTCACGTCTTGCCAGCTTCGTCCACGTCGTCCGCGGCGGCGAGCCTCGAGAGTATCTGACAAAGAATGTTAGCACGCCCTTGAACATAGTTGCTGTCTACCTTGGGGAGTATAGCCAGCGCCTTGCGCATGGACTGCATAATGATGGAGACGGTCCTCCGAGGTGGTGGAGAGGCATTGAATGTCATAGAGTAAAGTCATCCTATTTCGCATGGTACCAATGTGGCTCGAAATTGTCTAATGCCACCTCATCAATCGTGGAACCCAAACTTTTCGACCGTAACGACGTATGAAGGTCTTGAACCAGGGGTCGCAGCACCGGCACGCATTGGACGATAACGGTGCCAGTAACCTCTGAGCTGTACCATATGTTGCTCATAGCGTTGCGCCAGAAGTACCCTGAATGGTCAGCGCGAGTGTAGCAGACCATGGTGAAGTTTGCTTACATTCATCCTTCTTGTTTCCATCGAACTTCCATTCTGTTCGGATAGCTGATTCGATGGCGACGACCATACCCTGGGAAGGACGTTAGTCGCGATCTCATCGGATATATCTCGTGATTGGCTCACCAGACTCATGGTTAGACAAAGCGCTATCTTCTCTTTCCTCTTCATGTCCAAGCCGTAGGTGACAACCCAGGGAAATGCGGCAAACACGAAGTCCATAACGACATTGTAATCTGTGCATGATCAGTAACGTTTCCTCGCAAAGTCGATCAGCGACGACATACAGTTGCCGCCCTCCTTGAACCTGTTTCGAGAATGCTTGCTCAAGCAAAAGTCTAGCCGATACCACACTTGGTAGCTGGGAGAATCGCAGATTCTTCCCCACTCCACGACACACTGCTGCTTGGTCAGTACGGCCGTGTTGACTCGTAGTGAATGCTGTTCCGGCGCACCTTGGCAATGTTCTAAGACATCATCGTGACTATGCAGAACCACAACACACCGTGACAGATCTTCCAGTGGGAGAAACCTCTCGTCAACTTCAGCAATGTGACTGCAAATGCGGACTTTGTCAAGGATTGACCCAGGAGATTGCCGCACGAAGTGATGTTGATCAATATATGCATTCGATCATCCCATTCAGGGCTGACATAGCCAGTCGCATACTCGATCGCTATGATAGTGTCCGTTATCGTGAGGATGCACCAAGCGAAGAGCAAAATGTAGTCATCCCACCACAGTCCATGCCGGCGGGTGACCTTAGACCCAACGCGCGCGGCGAGGAATCCTGTCGCACCCGCATACAGCGTCCAGATGCCAACATTGAGCTCCTTCTGAGGATCGGCGTAGTGAATATCCGGGTTCCTACGAAGGAGGTCCATTCATGCCGGGCGAAGCGAAACAACCCTGGAGGGAAAATCGTAGTCCACGGCCGGCGCTTGGCGAGAAGTGTGAATATGTTCAATGTGTCAGACCTGCTGGTACAGTAGGTGAAATAGAGCAAAGTAGTATCTAGAGTCAAAGGTCGAAGCGAAGAAGGAACGTCGAAGAAAACAATAGGCATGGGGTAAGCAGTCCGACGAGCCTTTGCTATATGATCTGGACCAGACTCGGACGCGAAAGCTCTGCTTATGGCAATGGCTCCAGAGGGGTTGCATCATGTCGCACCGGCTGCAGGCTTCGTAGCGATGCCGGTATATGGAACGCTACACCGGCGCGAGCTCTAGATGCCTTCTAGCCTGCACAGTAACAGTCGCTCTGCCCCAGATCAGCGTTGACTGCCGGGCCTCACCTCTTGCAGGATGGCTTTCCTGCCTCGAAGATCTCTCTTACGGCCATTTTGGCACTGTGTCTTGCCTTGCTAACATTGTAGAAGCTGATTGATCGTTCCCGACGGGGCGATGCGGCCAATATATTGCAATACAAGGGGAGTGTGCGATCGCTGGGACCGGAGGCGATGTTTCTCTTCACAGATGTTGGGCCGTGTCATATAGATTGCGATCCATGCAGTTCTTCTAAGCGATCGTGGAAGGTCCCGCTCCACGTGGCATTGGCAGTTTGTCCCACTGTAATGGGATTGATCACGGTATCATGCATCAAGCACGGTTCGGCGGGAGTGAGGTCGTCGTGTCTGTGTGTTACGTGAAAGTACGAAAGAGGACGTTGTGCTTCATGCTGATGAGTTGTCCTGGAAGAAGAGCAGGGGGCAGGTTGTCTCGGAAGTCACGATCCGAAACCCTAAGGCTTAGCCTGGCGGTGTTCGACACGAGCTGGCACGAGGTTCAGTGATCGCTCCTTCCATGCCATACAGTCAGAGCGCGACATCTTTCACATGCACATGTTACTGACGTCTCATCCCCTGGGCGTATCTCCTGTGGTTCCGAAAAGATATAGAAATGACCGTGATCGGCGTTCTTCCATGGCACCTGCTGGCGTGCGAGGCGATCTGGAACGAACCTTTCATCGCGTCGTGCACAAGATGAGCTTCCAAGCAGTGGTCATCATGAAAGCCTGGTGGTACAGTCGTGCTTAGCGCAGCCCGCATGGTCATTCAGAGTTGAGGCGCTATTGTGTAGCTTTCAGAAATCATGGCAGAAGGAAACACACGTCCACAAGAGACGGCGGTCAATGTGCTTCCTTGACAAGTCATAGACATTGCTGTGTCGAAGCTAGGCCAGAGCGTGGATCTCGCGACTATGGCCCTGCATAGGTGAGTGAATGTTAAGCAGCACTGGGCGACCTCTCAACGGCGAGATGGCGAACAGGTATGTGGCCACCTTGCAAGATCACCTCGAGGCGCAAATACAGGGTCTTGGAGCCAGTGATACATCGAATATCCTCGCATATAACCATGCCGATGCAGGAAGATTCCGTGTCTGCTGCCCTCACTATGACTGACGCGTGAAAACAAATTCTCCTCGCAGTGACACTCACTGCGTCTTCGCCACGTGCCTCCGCCAAGCAGAAGAAGAGGCATACCTCTGCGCTCCACGTCGGTACCTACGCACGTTCAGCCCGAGTCGTAGCTGCTTGTGATGAGGCGCGCTGTACTCAATCATCCTTCCACTTGCGATCTCTACTAACAAGAGCTGATCGCCAACCCACCAGAACTTTCTCGACCTTCTCCCAGGGCTCATCGTCCATCGCATCTACCATGCCAGACATCCCGCCAACCACGTGCTCCACCAGTCTTCCTCTACCGAGTTGCGCCTCTAGTATCTCTTTCGGTGTGTCGGGCGAGCCGAAGACTTCGCCTGCATGCCAACGACGTAGCCAGACCATGAGGTTCGGCCAGGAGGCCTGTGTGAAGTCGACATCACTAGACTGACCGATGCTAATGTTGTCATCGCCGAGACTCGCTGTTATGCGCTCAAGTTGCTGCTCCCAGCGGATGATGTGATTCGTGTCGAAGTTATGAACCGTCGTGATAAAGTCGTTTTCGTGGTAGAAAATCTTCAGGGTTTCGGCACGGATAGCCTTGCACGTGTTGAGCAGTGCTGGGCGATCATACCCAGAAGCGCTGTACTGAACTTCCAGTTAGCATGTTTCAGTGAAAAGACAATGCTTGCCGGTTTACCTTGATCCTTCGATTCCAGCCCTTTCTCACGAGTACCAATCGGTAGATCTCGTTGCGTAGCTCACCAGGCAGAGCAAAAAATGGACTCTGCTCTTGTTCATGGTGGCACGATTGCTTGGCGGCCGATCCTGGCTGTACGAGGGAGATTTGATGGCTGATGTGTGGATGTGCCCACTTGCGGCGCGAAAGTGGGAGTAGTATCGCACCGAAGATGAAGCCCGCACCCGCCAGCACGATGCTATTCGGAATCATGGTGGATGGTGTGCAGTGGTGTATTGTTGCAGGTCAGGTAGAAAGTGCCGCGAAGATGTTTATTTGCGTCGCGCCGTGACACGTCTGGAGATGTCGTAATAGCAAGGCGTTCACTACGACCGTCAACTCAGACCTAAAGCCGGAGAGCACGTGAGGAAGGCGCGCGGCTAGCACGAGTGGTGCAAAAGCCCAGACACTGCCACAGTCGTCAGCATTCAATCCGAGTTCTTTCTCTGACGAGATAGTCTCTGAGGAGATAACAGCGGGACATCCAACACTGGATTGCCGGTCGGCCGCCATGATCCATTCCCTAAACTCCACGCGGCACCACCGTATCCCGCCGATCCTGCATTGCCACTACACGCGCGAATCTCACATACACACACTCGAGCGCCGCCACTACTATGTGTACTTCGGACACTGTGACGGAGGCTAATTACACGATCAATCCGCCGACCCCGAGTAGTAAGACCGCTGATGGAAGGATAAGCCAGTGTAAGCATCCAGGCCTCGACGATGCTGACAACAGGTTGAGGAAAGTGCAGTACTGTGCGAAGTCTTGACCGAGCGCAGCACTACAAGACAGATGGGTATGCCTATCGTAACATGACGATCGAGCATGGCGGTATTGGGAAGCCAGAGGAGGATGAGATGTTCTTCAGGAAAGTGGATGCCTTCGCGGTGGAGGACGGCACCGTGCTCGAGCGATGCGCCACAAAGACGTATACCAGACAAACATCTTCCTCTTGGGCAGTCTACATCTTCAGACCGGCTTCTCTGTGCTGTCGCCTGAGCTCGATAGTGGCATTAGCTGAGTCATGTTGGCAGATATGGGCACACGCCATGTCTGTGGTAGATGTCATCAGAGCCGGTGACCAGACAGTGGACTGATGTATAGAACTCGACTTCTTCAACATAGATGCCATCGACGAGGAAGGGCGTGTCGGCAACTGCATGTGTGGGCGTCGAGAGGTGAAGTCGGCAGGTGCAAGCTTTCACAACAATGCTTGTCGTCTCGGCTGGTCACATGACCGACGGTCCTTGCAGACGCGTAAACTCCCAACGTGAAGATGACTTCACACTGCAAACACATCATGTGGTAATCCTCATGCCGCAGCACCCGCGTGTTGCCGTCATGTCTTTCAAGCAGTGGGCGATAAGTATACAGTGGCTGTCCCTTCCCTATTGTCTCTGCACTGTCTTGCACACCTGAAGCTATAGCACTGACAACAGATTCACTAATATGGACACCAGGAACGCCAACAAGAAGTACAGGACGACGCCCGAGTTCGCAGAATACCAGGCCGAGAACTTCTGGAAAAGCAACGAAGGCGAAGTGCCGCCCTTCAACACAGACCCCAGCAAACTCGAAGAATTGGCTCAGAGGAAGCTGTCAGAAGGCGGTTGGTACTATGCCTCCTCGAACGCCGGCCAAGCTCTTAGCCATCTTG
Proteins encoded in this window:
- a CDS encoding CUB1 family protein, with the translated sequence MSGTDSPHHRVPLDPKEQPILDRILIIRDHLSLLKQDRTTYVKSADVTKYYTQLIEQVELLNRIRSDKRNEQNRVDTVLDDCFRLISLFFLTIGRNREAPAIYSAVSTVKRLLDHLKEAGFYLPADLKSISEHVEKWEQTIERGREEHSHHILTLLEARIGVCRTTLRELQAPLANLEGRMMRLYEKLVSILRSLSACNCRSKYPEKEVEDFRQQLLAIQDEVHFENDPHEGKTAEEVYVERLAMIQICETCQQPPEVVVKSLLARCLLWVEIIEQKRGKIDPRFQDQFDRLLKIRNTLENASLTQAWSLRETDLYDFQRTLDRVDEARVDGQFLDAEGKPSDLHAQRTLLYLLRKGYAMIYQYIISSEPVSEALLPIYNQLLTLKKCLVEVKKAGGVDSPRELYPYSMKLNSIDNMKKDGKFMIGDDIPEGQASVQALLAECFDLAYDLRNDAQEKDEPEPEAVNSVGVGIENKA